The Euphorbia lathyris chromosome 2, ddEupLath1.1, whole genome shotgun sequence genome includes a window with the following:
- the LOC136218844 gene encoding uncharacterized protein isoform X2: protein MHLLAANLISSMIVGSPFGFLDSESGDPPSFDSVDVQNVMSIFHSRALSRSMINKGLLHSDFIVKNGTLRLLFEALKLFDSFFKAINLSCNQKQQNQKWKALEQETQNEIQTLLPDPQVLLTLLSTLSSHVRTSESSLKRTADRESFPLGGMRKKKPRTTAMNEEADIIIGGISSASDIVLPSDGENVVDSQIPPSSDSTVDFVNVMSELWVDVFSAPVTTLKDAEMFFYSKLLDALKIYLLRMPTALEGSFDFFTNLLSMPSELPSNLLMSLLSLLVEYVRTSPGSGSAIRTPPLMYKHLQAFLNLLIFSPFGDIKIHTYKLAQAAMSSTGAFDRNLHEISVWLSFLPGYSAVKSSVEDHGVEVLQSLSAVVISFLCDAISTIGNNLLRHWDVVRNYTYHLDEFRDSSPEFSPLVPCVLQKCIRLLSSKSGTFSLPEKSMISVYVCNTLKYLLQIQVDASFLAALISSALSETLQDCCSADQFCEWRPFKNLLLFAESLLHKKTSCFFLFEQRDMPVDRSFMRVLGEVRKIVESGHAGEIAGSARAFSSAIICTTSDAVLKNFPAVMTLSQHIQLPFSFLSFIIYLEQSFLADVSKLWPTVFFAGLEKASSIVILQGTNDDAIAQQTVLTLHVDASESTAADAFALFLGQTPFHVLFPGIVCGSGPCLSDFPKLKEMLMAKLAECTSDFVIPYLRLILFWFYQIQLSYRIKPLAKFEECAEICYMLVNHMLAQLLVYRPGSGDVLAGNLIREVAETIFCHPVVKASFTCPADGDDKFITEEFADGNFGDDIEAFLSFCRQRVNLIDSRVLDMLKTTFDRLSLLDGQHCVLEEGSNKQIMKACNTLKQRLYMELKDKFNGCIRTDSLLPLLQPFYALHALIQFTSPFELFELATWIFDRVELNGSTGLESCRASALSIGFCIASDAFKMLSIYLEHPVRTRELLNSFWDVKKKDLDVTLIEDMYVNQCKFASTLKLDFAYSCLLEALTAVYRLKYMKCDLLDPLSLVLSRVILSTPMDIVFHCVHETSKTKSKVLFLLVDMSPLHLSAFGYILSRILSENFHFKRDKVEEAFETSLSNVDYMWLLPAACSYLNSVFIKLEMPYHKLYTKISKFYSEILLRGFCDWKNFVSGHLFEDNHDIFLPSSIEEFVNLLDASHLGEALNMLKCHFVLSGHMELERRLKVCSCLLTHSGTYDELLDCDVDELEFYPLEQSLNVVIRVAAKILFCRMMLFPNDSKILSLPKEKDRNSKTTSLKFVSNEEGESRMQFLLSLVNTWQCMVKKFPSDSDSSRKEKSPGCLQLYRYLELFILKNIYELSVEMCDGLIQLQTIPFLEQLVRSSLLYRFDDPKTLNVLRSILTLFLEGKFSYLPFLQLLLAHSQFASTIHSVIDPNSSQTGACFRPMPSILKSAVIPHSNMRNDSQTTNPLFQQLEILKLLRTLIQLKPDQAGCSKKDDAINFRELYLLLLSSYGATLSEIDLEIHSLMSEIESIDRSASDDLVDLDYLWGQAALKIRKERTLDRDASSKIMTNTEAFAEHRRSQFRENLPIDPRMCAATVIYFPYDRTVGIGPGAFKNICVAHFPSVNKMKRYDPVFILRFSIQILSMGYIEAIEFAGLGLLAIAFVGTSSPDVEMRKLAYHFVQKFKETLERCQKKKDIMLLRLLVIYMQNGVEEDWQRIPSIMAIFAAEASLILLDPLNEHYTTLSKHLMHSSMKDAKGIPFFRSFFESNSVNFRAERLWMLRLACAGLNLDDDANLYMKNSIPRTVLSFYSTPLADNASKELVLQVVKKSVKLHHITCDLVKKHGIIPWLSSVVSNCSRMIDENDKRSSSTLLIVSIEVVLDILQSKEISEWLQHNALEQLMELTSNLYKHLIGGLKLIKDNVTLVDSILQIMISTLKMSQKRMIYEPHFTISFEGLYRIYKSCDAFHTSSSSPNAESGLTAILMSTPPVDIFYENAEKLSGFLMWAVSIALKSDSEKKFHMKNHVSLRIDSEEVPSDDESMISKLLHWLVATVILSKLNDVNAKVPKRSSPRTLQTLLEYVDIGCRRSKSCKSDCEDVLATTIVFLQQVNGSSSTAVPSVVSALHILLFCYPSKYSDLLSGYASDVAALQARIHCPTEANPKWRWSFEEGWRDVEIERSDSEKMDEYQACQALMLIISNILKKKPFDSLVLSHRDKLISDVFEWETSFLE from the exons ATGCATCTCCTAGCTG CAAACTTGATTTCCTCCATGATTGTTGGAAGTCCTTTTGGTTTCCTGGATTCTGAGTCTGGTGATCCACCTTCATTTGATAGCGTGGATGTGCAGAATGTCATGAGTATCTTCCATTCTCGTGCATTGAGCCGATCAATGATAAACAAGGGGCTACTTCACTCAGATTTTATTGTGAAGAATGGAACTTTACGGCTTCTTTTTGAGGCCTTGAAGTTGTTTGATTCCTTTTTCAAGGCTATTAACCTATCTTGTAACCAGAAACAACAGAACCAAAAATGGAAAGCTCTTGAGCAGGAAACCCAGAATGAAATTCAAACCTTGCTTCCTGATCCACAGGTTTTGCTGACTCTACTTTCTACTTTAAGTAGCCATGTGAGAACCAGTGAGTCATCCTTGAAAAGAACAGCAGATAGAGAAAGTTTTCCTCTTGGTGGCATGCGAAAAAAGAAACCAAGAACAACTGCTATGAATGAGGAAGCTGACATAATTATAGGTGGTATAAGTTCGGCCTCTGACATCGTTTTGCCTTCAGATGGTGAAAATGTTGTAGATTCACAAATACCACCCTCATCAGACAGTACAGTGGATTTTGTGAATGTAATGTCTGAACTTTGGGTTGACGTATTCTCTGCACCTGTCACTACACTGAAAGATGCTGAAATGTTCTTCTACTCTAAGCTTCTTGACGCTCTCAAGATATATCTT CTGAGAATGCCTACTGCACTGGAGGGgtcatttgatttttttacGAACCTTCTCAGCATGCCATCAGAATTACCGTCTAATCTTCTCATGTCTTTGTTGTCTCTACTAGTTGAGTACGTTAGAACTTCCCCTGGTAGTGGATCTGCCATTAGGACACCACCACTTATGTACAAGCATCTGCAGGCATTTCTTAATTTGTTAATATTTTCACCATTTGGTGACATAAAGATCCACACTTATAAATTGGCACAAGCAGCTATGTCAAGTACAGGTGCATTTGACAGAAACTTGCATGAAATTTCTGTTTGGTTGTCATTTTTACCGGGTTATAGTGCTGTTAAATCATCGGTTGAGGACCATGGAGTAGAAGTGCTGCAGAGCTTGTCAGCAGTTGTCATCTCATTCTTGTGTGATGCCATTTCTACCATTGGGAACAATTTACTTAGGCACTGGGATGTTGTCAGGAATTATACGTACCACTTAGATGAGTTTAGAG ATAGTTCACCTGAATTCAGCCCTCTTGTCCCATGTGTCCTGCAGAAGTGCATAAGGTTACTCAGTTCAAAATCTGGAACCTTTTCTTTACCAGAGAAGTCTATGATATCTGTATATGTGTGCAATACATTGAAGTATCTATTGCAAATTCAG GTAGATGCAAGCTTTTTAGCTGCTTTGATTAGTTCAGCTTTGTCTGAGACACTTCAGGATTGCTGTTCTGCGGATCAGTTCTGTGAGTGGAGGCCATTTAAGAATTTGTTGCTTTTTGCAGAGAGCTTACTGCATAAAAAAACATCCTGTTTCTTTCTCTTTGAGCAAAGGGATATGCCTGTTGATAGGTCTTTCATGAGAGTACTTGGTGAAGTAAGAAAAATTGTAGAGAGTGGGCATGCTGGTGAGATAGCTGGAAGTGCAAGAGCTTTTTCTTCTGCAATTATATGTACAACATCAGATGCAGTGCTAAAGAATTTTCCAGCAGTTATGACCCTTTCTCAACATATCCAGCTTCCTTTTTCCTTCTTATCCTTCATAATCTATCTTGAGCAAAGTTTTCTTGCTGATGTTTCAAAGCTATGGCCCACAGTATTCTTTGCCGGTCTAGAAAAGGCTTCTTCTATTGTTATTTTGCAAGGCACAAATGATGATGCTATTGCTCAACAAACAGTGCTTACTTTGCATGTTGATGCTAGCGAATCAACCGCTGCTGATGCATTTGCCTTGTTTTTGGGGCAGACACCTTTTCATGTGCTCTTTCCTGGAATTGTATGTGGTAGTGGTCCTTGTCTATCAGACTTCCCGAAGTTAAAAGAAATGCTTATGGCTAAACTAGCTGAGTGCACAAGTGATTTTGTGATTCCATATTTGCGCCTTATTCTATTTTGGTTTTATCAGATACAGTTATCATACAGAATAAAGCCATTGGCTAAATTTGAAGAATGTGCTGAAATCTGCTATATGCTTGTGAATCATATGCTTGCTCAATTGCTAGTTTACAGACCTGGTTCAGGGGATGTTCTTGCAGGTAACCTTATTCGAGAAGTGGCTGAAACCATCTTTTGTCATCCTGTTGTGAAAGCATCTTTCACTTGTCCTGCGGATGGTGATGATAAATTTATTACCGAGGAGTTTGCAGATGGAAACTTTGGGGACGATATAGAGGCTTTTCTTAGTTTTTGTCGACAAAGAGTTAATTTAATAGATAGTCGTGTCTTGGACATGTTGAAAACAACTTTTGACCGTTTGTCTTTACTTGACGGGCAACATTGTGTACTTGAAGAAGGTTCAAACAAGCAAATTATGAAAGCTTGCAACACCCTGAAACAGAGGCTATATATGGAGCTGAAGGACAAATTTAATGGGTGCATTAGAACTGATAGTTTATTGCCCCTTCTCCAACCATTTTATGCTTTACATGCTCTAATACAGTTTACTTCCCCATTTGAACTTTTTGAATTAGCAACTTGGATTTTTGATAGGGTTGAACTAAATGGTTCAACTGGACTAGAATCCTGTAGGGCATCTGCTCTTTCAATTGGATTTTGTATTGCCAGTGATGCTTTCAAAATGTTATCTATTTATTTGGAGCATCCTGTAAGAACCAGAGAACTGTTAAATTCcttttgggatgtgaaaaaGAAAGACTTGGATGTTACCTTGATTGAGGATATGTATGTGAACCAATGCAAGTTTGCGTCTACGCTTAAACTAGATTTTGCATATTCTTGTTTGCTGGAAGCTTTGACTGCTGTCTACAGACTGAAGTACATGAAATGTGATTTACTTGATCCCTTAAGCTTGGTACTGTCAAGGGTTATTCTGAGCACTCCTATGGATATTGTTTTTCACTGCGTTCACGAGACAAGCAAGACAAAATCTAAAGTGTTGTTTCTTCTTGTTGACATGAGTCCTCTGCATCTATCAGCATTTGGGTACATATTATCTCGAATTTTGagtgaaaattttcattttaagagaGATAAGGTGGAAGAGGCCTTTGAGACGTCTCTTTCAAATGTGGACTATATGTGGCTGCTTCCAGCTGCATGTTCATACTTGAATTCAGTTTTCATCAAGTTAGAGATGCCATACCACAAGCTGTATACTAAAATTTCCAAGTTTTATTCTGAAATACTCTTAAGGGGTTTCTGTGACTGGAAGAACTTTGTGTCTGGACATCTATTTGAGGATAATCATGATATCTTCTTGCCATCATCTATTGAAGAATTTGTCAATCTGTTGGATGCTAGTCATCTAGGAGAAGCACTGAATATGTTAAAATGCCATTTTGTCTTAAGTGGGCACATGGAATTGGAGCGAAGATTGAAGGTATGCAGTTGTCTCCTCACCCATTCCGGTACATATGATGAGCTGCTGGATTGTGATGTTGATGAACTGGAATTCTATCCACTTGAACAGTCACTTAACGTTGTTATTAGAGTTGCtgcaaaaatattattttgcagGATGATGTTATTTCCAAATGATAGTAAAATCCTGTCCCtaccaaaagaaaaagatagGAATTCTAAAACAACCTCTTTGAAATTTGTGTCTAATGAAGAGGGTGAATCCAGAATGCAGTTTTTACTGAGCTTGGTGAATACTTGGCAATGCATGGTCAAGAAGTTTCCTTCAGACTCAGATAGTTCCAGAAAAGAGAAGAGCCCTGGTTGTCTGCAGTTGTACAGATACTTGGAATTgttcattttaaaaaatatttacgaATTATCTGTGGAGATGTGTGATGGTCTTATACAATTGCAGACCATACCTTTTCTTGAGCAATTGGTGAGGTCGTCTCTCCTCTACAGGTTTGATGATCCCAAAACATTGAATGTTCTACGGAGCATTTTGACATTATTTTTAGAGGGGAAATTTTCATACCTCCCATTTCTTCAGCTGCTGCTTGCTCACTCTCAGTTTGCTTCTACAATCCATTCTGTCATAGATCCAAATAGTTCTCAAACTGGTGCTTGTTTTAGGCCTATGCCAAGCATTCTCAAATCGGCTGTTATCCCCCATTCGAACATGAGGAATGATTCCCAAACAACTAACCCTCTTTTTCAGCAGTTGGAAATTCTTAAGTTGCTTAGAACGCTCATTCAGTTGAAGCCTGATCAGGCTGGTTGTTCTAAAAAAGATGACGCAATCAATTTTAGAGAACTCTATTTATTGCTTTTGTCTTCGTATGGTGCAACGCTCAGTGAAATTGACTTGGAGATACATAGtctaatgtctgaaattgaatCTATTGATAGATCAGCCTCTGATGACCTTGTTGACTTGGATTACCTGTGGGGTCAGGCTGCTTtgaaaataagaaaagaaaggacTTTGGACAGGGACGCATCTTCAAAGATTATGACTAATACAGAAGCATTTGCAGAACATAGAAGAAGTCAATTCAGGGAAAACCTTCCTATTGACCCCAGAATGTGTGCAGCAACAGTCATTTACTTTCCCTATGACAGGACTGTGGGCATTGGACCAGGGGCATTTAAGAATATATGTGTG GCACATTTTCCTAGTGTCAACAAAATGAAACGATATGATCCTGTTTTCATCTTGCGCTTCTCAATTCAAATTCTGTCAATGGGTTATATTGAAGCTATTGAGTTTGCTGGCTTGGGCTTACTTGCAATTGCCTTTGTTGGCACATCTTCACCTGATGTTGAGATGAGAAAATTGGCTTATCATTTTGTTCAGAAGTTTAAGGAGACATTAGAG AGATGCCAAAAGAAAAAGGATATAATGCTACTTCGCCTTCTAGTGATATACATGCAAAATGGTGTCGAAGAGGATTGGCAGAGAATTCCTTCCATCATGGCTATTTTTGCTGCAGAGGCGTCTTTGATATTGTTGGATCCTTTAAATGAGCATTACACAACCTTGAGTAAGCATTTGATGCATTCTTCAATGAAGGACGCAAAG GGCATACCTTTCTTTCGTTCTTTCTTTGAGAGCAACTCTGTTAACTTCAGAGCAGAGAGGCTATGGATGCTTCGGCTAGCATGTGCTGGATTGAATTTAGACGACGATGCtaatttatatatgaaaaattcCATTCCTAGGACTGTCCTGAGTTTTTATTCTACTCCTCTGGCAGATAATGCATCCAAGGAACTTGTTCTTCAG GTAGTGAAGAAGTCAGTTAAATTGCATCACATTACTTGTGATCTAGTTAAAAAGCATGGCATAATTCCATGGTTATCATCTGTTGTGTCAAATTGCAGTCGGATGATAGATGAAAATGACAAGAGGTCTTCTTCCACGCTGTTGATTGTGTCCATTGAG GTTGTGCTGGATATTCTTCAATCCAAAGAGATTTCTGAATGGTTGCAACATAATGCGCTGGAGCAGCTGATGGAACTCACGTCTAATCTGTATAAACATCTTATTGGTGGCTTGAAGTTGATAAAAGACAATGTTACATTAGTTGATTCAATACTACAGATAATGATATCAACATTGAAAATGTCTCAGAAAAGGATGATATACGAACCACATTTTACTATATCTTTTGAGGGCTTGTACCGAATTTACAAGTCCTGTGATGCATTTCATACTTCAAGTTCTAGTCCAAATGCAGAGTCTGGGCTCACAGCCATACTTATGAGCACACCTCCAGTCGACATTTTTTATGAG AATGCGGAAAAGCTATCGGGTTTTCTTATGTGGGCGGTTTCTATTGCATTGAAGTCAGATTCTGAGAAAAAATTTCACATGAAAAATCACGTTAGTTTGAGGATTGACTCGGAGGAAGTGCCATCCGATGATGAGTCTATGATCTCAAAACTTTTACATTGGCTTGTTGCCACCGTCATTCTTTCGAAGCTTAATGATGTAAATGCCAAAGTTCCAAAAAGATCAAGCCCAAGAACTTTGCAGACCCTTTTGGAATATGTAGATATTGGATGTAGAAGAAGCAAGAGCTGTAAATCTGATTGTGAAGATGTATTAGCGACGACAATAGTTTTCCTCCAACAGGTAAATGGTTCGAGTTCCACAGCTGTTCCTTCGGTTGTTTCTGCTCTACATATTCTGCTTTTCTGCTACCCCTCCAAATATTCAG ATTTATTGAGTGGTTATGCAAGTGATGTGGCAGCACTGCAGGCAAGAATTCATTGCCCCACCGAAGCCAACCCCAAATGGAGATg GTCATTTGAGGAAGGTTGGAGGGATGTTGAAATTGAAAGGAGTGATTCAGAGAAGATGGATGAGTATCAGGCTTGCCAAGCTCTAATGCTGATCATCTCTAACATTCTTAAAAAGAAACCATTTGATTCTCTAGTTTTGTCACATCGAGATAAACTAATTTCTGATGTTTTTGAATGGGAAACTAGTTTTTTGGAGTAA